From the Manihot esculenta cultivar AM560-2 chromosome 3, M.esculenta_v8, whole genome shotgun sequence genome, one window contains:
- the LOC110611323 gene encoding uncharacterized protein LOC110611323 isoform X1 — translation MITAMARKGNQQRNGVDRHASDHKKKVSDSGHAIPDMKGRRKMNESKVFPGEDIPDGDQPCTFTTDNVRKRNNAGDDNKTKQTSGKFQGKEKQGIDQPHDLGQSASHGNNSGYCSSSSGETPSISHDNGTLPGSESDPKHAKVGFNYLFNGLHLKTMMENVDFSGNVAFRNLRASTSSILEVAGDWLERHRPLFARVTTKMCNARDYVKLKTVQAYPVVLKWLIHFRNIMLLLSMIWLDCTLRGIDSFLRLGTTSFFSVIWCSIMSAIAMVGISKFLIVLAIAAIVGVFIGLTLGLLVVAISGTVFLWLYGSFWITLFVIIIGGLAFMLGHERLALLTTTVYSVYCAWTYVGWLGLILAFYLSFISSDILMFFLKNSINQRRSNRPPEQSAGVEGQPGFFNSESFHASFSETSPGFSSDHSPGVPSTSGTDSELTSEEEVIRLLNCTDHYSVLGLSRYENVDVSFLKREYRKKAMLVHPDKNMGNEKAAEAFKKLQNAYEVLLDSLKRKAYDDELRREDLLNYFRKGTSRKNGEHGFFASGFTRSEAEGEDPIGESRRIACKKCNNFHVWVHTKKSKSKARWCQDCKDFHQAKDGDGWVEQSSQPFLFGLLQKVDAPSAYVCADSKIYDATEWYICQGMRCPANTHKPSFHVNTSVTSKHNTSKGSSSGHRSGRMPTSNMEETMTEEEFFEWLQNAVQAGVFDNFNGSSGAESPSARAGNGPKSSYNGNGSNSGSKRKKKGKKQW, via the exons ATGATAACTGCTATGGCTCGcaaaggaaatcaacagaggAATGGAGTGGATCGTCATGCATCAGACCACAAGAAAAAGGTTTCAGATTCAGGGCATGCAATTCCTGATATGAAGGGACGAAGGAAAATGAATGAGTCGAAGGTCTTTCCTGGAGAGGATATCCCAGATGGTGATCAACCATGTACCTTTACTACAGATAATGtcagaaaaagaaacaatgcTGGAGATGATAACAAAACTAAGCAAACTTCTGGCAAATTTCAGGGGAAAGAGAAGCAAGGTATAGACCAACCACATGATCTAGGGCAGTCAGCATCACATGGGAACAATTCTGGGTATTGCAGTAGTTCTTCTGGTGAAACCCCCAGCATAAGTCATGACAATGGAACATTACCTGGCTCGGAAAGTgatccaaaacatgcaaaagttGGATTCAACTACTTGTTTAATGGCTTGCATCTAAAAACTATGATGGAAAATGTGGATTTTTCAGGCAATGTAGCATTTAGAAACTTGAGGGCATCAACGTCATCCATTTTGGAGGTGGCAGGTGATTGGCTGGAGAGGCACAGACCGTTGTTTGCTAGAGTAACAACCAAAATGTGTAATGCTCGTGATTATGTTAAACTGAAGACCGTGCAAGCGTATCCTGTTGTTTTGAAATGGCTCATACATTTTAGGAACATAATGCTTCTTTTATCAATGATTTGGTTGGACTGCACTCTTAGAGGCATTGATTCCTTTCTGCGGCTAGGGACAACATCCTTCTTTTCAGTTATATGGTGTAGCATTATGTCAGCAATTGCTATGGTTGGGATTTCCAAGTTTCTTATTGTCCTG GCCATAGCTGCAATTGTGGGAGTTTTCATTGGCCTCACCCTTGGACTTTTGGTAGTTGCCATTTCTGGAACTGTTTTCCTGTGGCTTTATGGAAGCTTCTGGATAACACTATTTGTCATTATCATTGGAG GGTTGGCATTCATGTTGGGTCATGAACGTCTTGCACTATTGACCACCACTGTGTATTCTGTATACTGTGCATGGACATATGTTGGATGGCTTGGCTTAATTTTGGCTTTCTATCTATCTTTTATCTCAAGTGACATTCTGATGTTCTTCCTAAAGAATAGCATTAACCAGCGCAGATCCAATAGGCCCCCTGAACAGTCTGCAGGAGTGGAAGGTCAACCGGGCTTCTTCAATAGTGAGTCCTTTCATGCTTCTTTCTCTGAAACTAGCCCTGGATTTTCATCAGATCATAGCCCTGGTGTTCCTTCAACCAGTGGGACAGATTCTGAGTTGACTTCTGAAGAAGAAGTTATACGGTTGTTGAACTGTACTGATCACTATTCAGTGCTGGGTTTGTCCCGTTATGAGAATGTGGATGTTTCTTTCCTGAAGAGGGAGTATAGAAAAAAG GCAATGCTGGTTCATCCTGACAAAAATATGGGCAATGAGAAGGCTGCAGAAGCTTTTAAGAAACTTCAAAATGCGTATGAG GTTTTGCTAGATTCCTTGAAGCGAAAAGCTTATGATGATGAATTAAGGAGGGAGGATTTGCTAAACTATTTCCGTAAAGGCACTTCCCGGAAG AATGGAGAGCATGGTTTCTTTGCCTCTGGGTTTACTCGTTCAGAGGCTGAAGGTGAAGACCCTATTGGAGAATCAAGGCGCATTGCTTGCAAAAAGTGCAATAATTTTCATGTCTGGGTACATACGAAGAAGTCAAAATCTAAAGCAAGATGGTGCcag GATTGCAAAGACTTTCATCAGGCAAAAGATGGAGATGGTTGGGTTGAACAATCTTCTCAACCATTCCTTTTTGGATTATTGCAGAAG GTTGATGCTCCCTCTGCATATGTTTGTGCTGATAGCAAGATATATGATGCTACTGAATGGTATATATGCCAG GGAATGAGATGTCCAGCCAACACTCACAAACCAAGCTTTCATGTGAACACTAGTGTTACTTCCAAGCATAATACTTCCAAGGGATCTAGTTCAGGACACAGAAGTGGTAGGATGCCAACATCGAACATGGAAGAGACCATGACAGAGGAAGAATTCTTTGAATGGTTGCAGAATGCAGTGCAAGCAGGTGTATTTGACAATTTCAATGGGAGCAGTGGCGCCGAGAGCCCGTCTGCCAGGGCTGGAAATGGTCCGAAGAGCAGTTATAATGGGAATGGCAGCAACAGTGGTAGCAAGAGGAAGAAAAAGGGGAAAAAGCAATGGTGA
- the LOC110610623 gene encoding F-box protein At5g49610 codes for MNSTDGIFPDEVILQILARLPVKSLFRAKTVCKLWYRISSDNYFIQLYNEIAAKNPVVLVEISDSSELKSSLICIDNLRGVSEFSLDFLKDRVKVRASCNGILCCSSIPDKGVYYVCNPMTREFKLLPRSRERHVTRFYPDGEATLVGLACNLSMQKYNVVLAGYHRTFGHRPDGTFICLVFDSDLNKWRKFVSFQDDHFTHMNRNQVVFVNGALHWLTGSFSCILALDMGCDVWRKISLPEEVSYGAGNRVYLLESDGCLSVIQISEAWMKIWVMKDYESERWHEVERVSLRCIRGMVPGIFPISQTGECVFMATHKQVLVYHRRSRVWKEMYSVKNKSALPLWFSAHAFRSTIFSCN; via the coding sequence ATGAATTCAACAGATGGGATTTTCCCTGATGAAGTTATTCTTCAAATACTTGCAAGATTGCCTGTTAAGTCACTGTTTAGAGCTAAAACCGTATGTAAACTCTGGTACAGAATATCATCAGATAATTATTTTATCCAACTCTACAATGAAATAGCTGCTAAGAACCCTGTGGTATTGGTAGAGATTTCAGATTCTTCTGAGTTAAAATCTAGCCTTATTTGTATTGATAATTTAAGGGGTGTTTCTGAATTCTCCTTAGATTTCTTGAAAGACAGAGTGAAAGTTAGGGCCTCGTGTAATGGCATTTTATGCTGCTCTAGTATCCCTGATAAGGGTGTTTATTATGTTTGCAATCCAATGACTAGGGAATTTAAGTTGCTTCCTAGGAGTAGAGAAAGGCATGTGACTAGGTTTTATCCTGATGGTGAGGCCACTCTAGTTGGTTTGGCTTGCAATTTATCAATGCAGAAGTATAATGTTGTCTTAGCGGGTTATCATCGAACATTTGGTCATAGGCCAGATGGGACATTTATATGCTTGGTATTTGATTCAGATTTGAATAAATGGAGGAAGTTTGTTTCTTTTCAAGATGATCATTTTACCCATATGAATAGGAACCAGGTTGTGTTTGTCAATGGTGCACTCCATTGGTTAACTGGTAGTTTTTCATGTATACTTGCGCTTGATATGGGCTGTGATGTTTGGAGGAAGATTTCATTGCCAGAGGAAGTGAGTTATGGTGCTGGGAATAGGGTGTATTTGTTGGAGTCAGATGGGTGTTTATCTGTAATACAGATTTCAGAGGCATGGATGAAAATATGGGTGATGAAGGACTATGAGAGTGAACGATGGCATGAGGTGGAAAGAGTGAGCCTGAGATGTATTCGTGGAATGGTGCCTGGTATTTTCCCAATAAGCCAGACCGGTGAATGTGTTTTCATGGCAACTCATAAGCAGGTTTTGGTATATCATCGGAGGAGTAGAGTGTGGAAAGAGATGTATTCTGTGAAGAACAAATCTGCATTGCCATTGTGGTTCTCAGCACATGCATTTCGGAGCACGATATTCTCTTGTAATTAA
- the LOC110611325 gene encoding uncharacterized protein LOC110611325 — METLMPTAATYPNPKQVHGNWFSRFGNTSFNFRKGFSSELFTSRKLSFGLRRSVTVGVKKQSNKKEDTHSFVPKPDEATGPFPEAVLLKEKKVQEDGKLLPEFADVEEQKLYEFLNLELESQLKVERMRHYEVVYLIHEKHAEEVGSVNEKVQGFLREKKGRIWRLNDWGMRRLAYNIKKAKNAHYILMNFELEAKWINEFKSLLDKDERVIRHLVIKRDEAITEDCPPPPEFHTLRAGMDDEEEEEEDLDYDDTYDDEDYDESWDGESEMEVYDDDMEDGIIIMNSDDMNDDSACVNGEGKRNRLKEKARR; from the exons ATGGAGACCCTCATGCCCACCGCAGCAACTTATCCAAACCCAAAACAGGTTCATGGTAATTGGTTTAGTCGGTTCGGAAACACAAGCTTCAATTTTCGAAAAGGGTTCTCTTCTGAGCTATTCACCTCTCGAAAGCTTTCATTTGGATTGAGAAGATCTGTAACTGTTGGGGTCAAAAAGCAGAGCAACAAGAAGGAAGACACCCATAGCTTCGTACCTAAACCAGATGAGGCCACTGGGCCTTTCCCTGAGGCTGTACTTCTTAAAGAG AAGAAGGTTCAGGAAGATGGTAAACTTCTCCCTGAATTCGCTGACGTTGAAGAGC AAAAGCTCTATGAATTTCTGAACCTTGAGCTGGAAAGTCAATTGAAGGTAGAGCGTA TGCGACACTATGAAGTGGTTTATCTAATCCATGAGAAACATGCGGAAGAGGTGGGCAGTGTTAATGAAAAAGTTCAAG GCTTTTTAAGGGAGAAGAAAGGCAGGATATGGAGACTGAATGATTGGGGTATGCGAAGGCTAGCATACAACATAAAGAAAGCCAAAAATGCTCACTATATTTTGATGAATTTTGAGTTGGAAGCCAAATGGATCAATGAATTCAAGAGCTTGTTAGACAAAGATGAGAGAGTTATTCGACACCTTGTGATAAAGAGAGATGAGGCAATCACAGAGGATTGCCCACCTCCACCCGAGTTTCACACGTTGCGTGCAGGCATGGatgatgaggaggaggaggaggaggatttAGATTATGATGACACCTATGATGACGAAGATTACGATGAGAGTTGGGATGGTGAGAGTGAGATGGAGGTTTATGATGATGACATGGAGGATGGTATTATAATCATGAACAGTGATGATATGAATGATGACTCAGCTTGCGTAAATGGGGAAGGAAAAAGAAACCGGttaaaagagaaagcaaggaggTAG
- the LOC110611323 gene encoding uncharacterized protein LOC110611323 isoform X2, which produces MSRRSFLERISQMGKEKQGIDQPHDLGQSASHGNNSGYCSSSSGETPSISHDNGTLPGSESDPKHAKVGFNYLFNGLHLKTMMENVDFSGNVAFRNLRASTSSILEVAGDWLERHRPLFARVTTKMCNARDYVKLKTVQAYPVVLKWLIHFRNIMLLLSMIWLDCTLRGIDSFLRLGTTSFFSVIWCSIMSAIAMVGISKFLIVLAIAAIVGVFIGLTLGLLVVAISGTVFLWLYGSFWITLFVIIIGGLAFMLGHERLALLTTTVYSVYCAWTYVGWLGLILAFYLSFISSDILMFFLKNSINQRRSNRPPEQSAGVEGQPGFFNSESFHASFSETSPGFSSDHSPGVPSTSGTDSELTSEEEVIRLLNCTDHYSVLGLSRYENVDVSFLKREYRKKAMLVHPDKNMGNEKAAEAFKKLQNAYEVLLDSLKRKAYDDELRREDLLNYFRKGTSRKNGEHGFFASGFTRSEAEGEDPIGESRRIACKKCNNFHVWVHTKKSKSKARWCQDCKDFHQAKDGDGWVEQSSQPFLFGLLQKVDAPSAYVCADSKIYDATEWYICQGMRCPANTHKPSFHVNTSVTSKHNTSKGSSSGHRSGRMPTSNMEETMTEEEFFEWLQNAVQAGVFDNFNGSSGAESPSARAGNGPKSSYNGNGSNSGSKRKKKGKKQW; this is translated from the exons ATGAGTCGAAGGTCTTTCCTGGAGAGGATATCCCAGATG GGGAAAGAGAAGCAAGGTATAGACCAACCACATGATCTAGGGCAGTCAGCATCACATGGGAACAATTCTGGGTATTGCAGTAGTTCTTCTGGTGAAACCCCCAGCATAAGTCATGACAATGGAACATTACCTGGCTCGGAAAGTgatccaaaacatgcaaaagttGGATTCAACTACTTGTTTAATGGCTTGCATCTAAAAACTATGATGGAAAATGTGGATTTTTCAGGCAATGTAGCATTTAGAAACTTGAGGGCATCAACGTCATCCATTTTGGAGGTGGCAGGTGATTGGCTGGAGAGGCACAGACCGTTGTTTGCTAGAGTAACAACCAAAATGTGTAATGCTCGTGATTATGTTAAACTGAAGACCGTGCAAGCGTATCCTGTTGTTTTGAAATGGCTCATACATTTTAGGAACATAATGCTTCTTTTATCAATGATTTGGTTGGACTGCACTCTTAGAGGCATTGATTCCTTTCTGCGGCTAGGGACAACATCCTTCTTTTCAGTTATATGGTGTAGCATTATGTCAGCAATTGCTATGGTTGGGATTTCCAAGTTTCTTATTGTCCTG GCCATAGCTGCAATTGTGGGAGTTTTCATTGGCCTCACCCTTGGACTTTTGGTAGTTGCCATTTCTGGAACTGTTTTCCTGTGGCTTTATGGAAGCTTCTGGATAACACTATTTGTCATTATCATTGGAG GGTTGGCATTCATGTTGGGTCATGAACGTCTTGCACTATTGACCACCACTGTGTATTCTGTATACTGTGCATGGACATATGTTGGATGGCTTGGCTTAATTTTGGCTTTCTATCTATCTTTTATCTCAAGTGACATTCTGATGTTCTTCCTAAAGAATAGCATTAACCAGCGCAGATCCAATAGGCCCCCTGAACAGTCTGCAGGAGTGGAAGGTCAACCGGGCTTCTTCAATAGTGAGTCCTTTCATGCTTCTTTCTCTGAAACTAGCCCTGGATTTTCATCAGATCATAGCCCTGGTGTTCCTTCAACCAGTGGGACAGATTCTGAGTTGACTTCTGAAGAAGAAGTTATACGGTTGTTGAACTGTACTGATCACTATTCAGTGCTGGGTTTGTCCCGTTATGAGAATGTGGATGTTTCTTTCCTGAAGAGGGAGTATAGAAAAAAG GCAATGCTGGTTCATCCTGACAAAAATATGGGCAATGAGAAGGCTGCAGAAGCTTTTAAGAAACTTCAAAATGCGTATGAG GTTTTGCTAGATTCCTTGAAGCGAAAAGCTTATGATGATGAATTAAGGAGGGAGGATTTGCTAAACTATTTCCGTAAAGGCACTTCCCGGAAG AATGGAGAGCATGGTTTCTTTGCCTCTGGGTTTACTCGTTCAGAGGCTGAAGGTGAAGACCCTATTGGAGAATCAAGGCGCATTGCTTGCAAAAAGTGCAATAATTTTCATGTCTGGGTACATACGAAGAAGTCAAAATCTAAAGCAAGATGGTGCcag GATTGCAAAGACTTTCATCAGGCAAAAGATGGAGATGGTTGGGTTGAACAATCTTCTCAACCATTCCTTTTTGGATTATTGCAGAAG GTTGATGCTCCCTCTGCATATGTTTGTGCTGATAGCAAGATATATGATGCTACTGAATGGTATATATGCCAG GGAATGAGATGTCCAGCCAACACTCACAAACCAAGCTTTCATGTGAACACTAGTGTTACTTCCAAGCATAATACTTCCAAGGGATCTAGTTCAGGACACAGAAGTGGTAGGATGCCAACATCGAACATGGAAGAGACCATGACAGAGGAAGAATTCTTTGAATGGTTGCAGAATGCAGTGCAAGCAGGTGTATTTGACAATTTCAATGGGAGCAGTGGCGCCGAGAGCCCGTCTGCCAGGGCTGGAAATGGTCCGAAGAGCAGTTATAATGGGAATGGCAGCAACAGTGGTAGCAAGAGGAAGAAAAAGGGGAAAAAGCAATGGTGA
- the LOC110611321 gene encoding desiccation-related protein PCC13-62 → MALSTSITLATFVASLILLLTPISCSSPLVIRNVVDDEPRNSSIPQDDIDLLELHLNLEYLGAELFLHAATGNGLDTFSPALASGGPRPLGAKKAKLEPFFRDLIEQLAWQNVGHLRAIMKTVEGFPRPLLDLRAESFAKLMDKAFGRPLSPPFDPYASGLNFLIASYMLPYVCLTGYVGTNQRLQGSAFKQLVAGLLAVKSGQDAVIRGLLYERAFQKVEPYEITVAEFTDRISDLRNKLGHRGIKDEGLVVPQYQGAEGKIRGNVLAGNQYSVGFARSPREILRIMYGGGNEHSAGGFFPHGANGRIARSYMR, encoded by the exons ATGGCATTATCAACAAGTATCACCTTGGCCACTTTTGTTGCCTCTTTGATCCTCCTCCTCACTCCAATCTCTTGTTCTTCTCCACTTGTCATTAGAAATGTTGTTGATGATGAGCCCAGAAACTCCTCCATCCCACAAGATGATATTGATCTTCTTGAACTCCATCTAAATTTAGAGTATCTTGGTGCAGAGTTATTTCTACATGCCGCAACGGGTAATGGCTTAGATACATTTTCTCCAGCTTTAGCTTCAGGAGGTCCACGCCCCCTCGGTGCTAAGAAGGCTAAGCTTGAACCTTTCTTTAGAGATTTGATCGAGCAACTTGCATGGCAAAATGTGGGACATTTGAG GGCAATTATGAAGACAGTAGAGGGATTTCCAAGGCCACTGCTAGATTTGAGGGCAGAATCATTTGCCAAGCTAATGGACAAGGCATTCGGGCGACCACTATCTCCACCTTTCGACCCTTATGCCTCTGGTCTCAACTTCCTCATTGCTTCTTATATGCTCCCCTATGTTTGTCTCACAGGATATGTAGGAACAAACCAAAGACTTCAAGGCTCAGCTTTCAAGCAG CTTGTGGCAGGCCTTCTGGCAGTGAAGTCTGGGCAAGATGCAGTCATCCGAGGATTACTTTACGAGCGAGCTTTCCAGAAGGTGGAGCCATATGAGATTACTGTAGCAGAGTTCACAGATCGCATTTCAGACCTAAGGAACAAGCTAGGACATAGAGGTATAAAAGATGAAGGACTTGTAGTTCCCCAGTACCAGGGTGCAGAAGGCAAAATTAGAGGTAATGTGCTTGCTGGAAACCAGTACTCGGTTGGATTTGCACGGTCACCTAGGGAGATACTGAGAATTATGTACGGTGGAGGCAACGAACATTCTGCTGGAGGTTTCTTCCCTCATGGAGCTAATGGTCGCATTGCTAGATCTTATATGCGTTAG
- the LOC110611324 gene encoding desiccation-related protein PCC13-62 → MVPPTSTAVATAIASLILLLASTSYCYPNPVEGLSYSSIIPDSDVDLLEFPLNLEYLEAELFLYGSLGRGLDWFAPNLTQQGPSPIGARKAKLDPFTKDVIKQFAWQEVGHLRAIKNAVKGFPRPLLDLRTESFAKVINKAFGRPLSPPFDLYASPLNFLIACYVVPYVGLTGYIGANPKLKASASKKLVAGLLAVESGQDAVIRALLYERAMEKVHPYGITVAEFTDSISELRNRLGNAGVKDEGLIVPKYQGAEGKTNGNILAGDDCSLGYARTPEEILRIVYGGGDERVPGGFFPKGAHGRIARSYLRDYAS, encoded by the exons ATGGTTCCACCCACTTCAACCGCCGTAGCAACCGCCATTGCTTCCCTAATCCTCCTCCTTGCTTCGACGTCTTACTGCTATCCAAACCCTGTAGAAGGGTTGAGCTACTCTTCTATCATCCCAGATTCTGATGTTGATCTTCTTGAATTTCCTCTCAATTTAGAGTACTTAGAGGCTGAGCTATTTCTTTATGGCTCTTTGGGTCGTGGGTTGGATTGGTTTGCTCCAAATTTGACCCAGCAAGGTCCATCACCAATTGGTGCTAGGAAGGCCAAGCTTGATCCTTTCACTAAAGATGTCATCAAGCAATTTGCTTGGCAAGAAGTGGGACACTTGAG GGCAATTAAGAATGCAGTAAAAGGATTTCCAAggccattgctggatttaagGACGGAATCATTTGCGAAAGTTATAAACAAGGCATTTGGGCGACCACTATCTCCACCTTTTGACCTCTATGCCTCTCCTCTCAACTTTCTCATTGCCTGCTATGTAGTTCCCTATGTTGGCCTCACAGGATATATTGGAGCGAACCCAAAACTTAAAGCCTCTGCTTCAAAGAAG CTTGTAGCAGGCCTTTTGGCTGTGGAGTCAGGGCAAGATGCAGTTATCAGAGCATTGCTATACGAGAGGGCAATGGAGAAGGTGCACCCATATGGGATAACAGTAGCCGAGTTCACAGATTCAATTTCAGAACTGAGGAATAGGCTTGGAAATGCAGGTGTCAAAGATGAAGGCCTCATAGTTCCCAAGTACCAAGGAGCAGAAGGCAAAACAAACGGCAACATACTGGCTGGAGACGACTGCTCTTTAGGATACGCAAGAACACCAGAGGAGATACTGAGAATTGTTTATGGAGGAGGTGATGAACGTGTTCCTGGAGGTTTCTTCCCAAAGGGAGCTCATGGGCGGATTGCTAGATCTTACTTGCGGGACTATGCTAGCTGA